ATTTGGAGTTCTTTCTTTTAAAAGCATAATCAATAATCATTCCTATGCTCTAGTACCAAGTACTAAGTCTTGCTTCTTTGCCTTTTCTTGCAGACTTTGTGAAGGTGGTGAACTATTGGACCGGATTTTGGCAAAGTAAGATCAGATATATTCTGCTTTTCTTGTTCCATATATCGTTTTCTCTTCTGGTGCCATTCGGTTGCTAGATTTAGTGGTGTCTTTTAGTTCTCACAAATTTTAGCCTTGATGTTTTTGGTGTCTGCATTAATCACCTTTTGATTGTGAAAAGAAGAATCAGTTCTCACTGGCATTTACCCTTTGACAGAAAAAACAGCCGCTATAGTGAGAAAGACGCTGCAGTGGTGGTGCGGCAGATGCTCAAAGTGGCTGCTGAGTGTCATCTGCGTGGGTTAGTCCATCGAGATATGAAGCCTGAGGTAAAAATCGATTGCTTTTGATGTCTTGGCACTTAGCATACAGTTTTGGTGATACTTCACTACTTCTCAGGTCATGTAAGAATGTGCCTATTTTCCTTCCCAGAACTTCCTTTTCAAATCAACCAAGGAGGACTCGCCTCTGAAGGCAACAGATTTTGGTTTGTCAGACTTCATAAAACCAGGTACCTGCTTCAATGTCTTCTGTATATGTGCATCATTGTTATGTGTATCTTGTCGCATCAAATCTTAACGGGGCATCGAACTCGGTAATTGCTCTGGCTCATACATCAGTTAAATACATGATTACAGGGAAGAAGTTCCGTGATATAGTTGGCAGTGCCTATTATGTTGCACCAGAAGTATTAAAACGGCGGTCTGGACCTGAGTCGGATGTTTGGAGCATAGGAGTTATAACTTACATTTTGCTCTGTGGGAGGCGCCCCTTTTGGGACAAAACAGAGGATGGCATATTCAAGGAGGTAAATGGATTGTGTTGCATTGGTTATGCTTCCATGTAAATTGTTATTGGTGACTGTGGTGAGCTTTATCATAGTGTTTTCAGTGAACTGACAAAATGGAGAAGCTGTGTTTTTTGCAACTTTTTCACTATGTAATGTGGCAATGTTACCTTAAACATGTGCAGTCTCTGCTCTCTAGGCAATTTCTGTATAGCTGATGCCTGCCAATTTCTTTGACACAATGCAGTCTTAAATTGTATAGTCCTTCCCCAGACCCCACCTGGTGTGGGAGCTTCTAGCACTGGGTCTGTCCTTTTAATGCAGTCTTAAATTGCCTACCATCATTTGGGCGTGTTAATATACAATCGTTAGCCATCTCAGAAAtgaatatataaaaatattgtCCACTTTTATTTAATACCATGTATAAATGCGCAATCTATGGTGCCAATCCTCTCAGGCAATCTGTGCGTAGCTGCTGGTATAGCTACTGGGAAATTTGATCCTAGGATTATCCATCTTAAATGTATGGTATATTGCCTTAGTTTCAGACAGGCACCTAAACATAGAAATTTATAGTACTACCTCCTGGTATAATTTTTCCAGCCAAATTATGTTATAACTATTTTTAAAACATGTCTAAATATTCTGGGTATTTCAAAAAAAGAGAACAATTTACTGCCTTTCCTACTGGCTTGCTAGAAAGTCGGGCCCACATGCCATGACAGAACATTTGTAGTTAATTTAGAAAATAACCATAAGTTAAACATTTTACTCAACCAGTAAAAGGTGTTGGGTAATATGCCTGTCCACTTCAATCTACCAtcattttttttgtgtgtgtgtaaTATTTCTATGCATGTATATCAGCAAAGACAGAATCTTGATAGCATACATGATCTTATGTGTTCTATTAATTTCTTTTAATCAGGTTCTAAGAAACAAGCCTGATTTCCGTAAGAGACCTTGGCCAAGTATCAGTTCAAGTGCTAAAGATTTTGTTAAAAAATTACTGGTGAAGAACCCAAGGGCGAGATTGACAGCAGCTCAAGCTCTCTGTAAGTTCCAATATAATGTCAATACTTTGCTAGTATACATGATGCTTAGGGTTGTATTTTTTGCCTATTCTTGTTTTCTGCGCGAGAAAACACACACATACATAGTGCCAAAAAAGAATGCACATGAGTAAGTCTGCAATCTGCATGCTAAGTGCTGTGCATACATACAGCCTGAGGACAAGTCTGTCTTTCATCACGAAATTTTTCTGGCATTTTCAAAATATGATGCTAGAATCAGATGTTGCATTCTGATTCCGGGAGTAACATAAAGTCCTCTAAAAAAGAAGCCTTATGAAATTTAAGAAACACATGTGAGTTATTCAGTTTTATTTGGTTTTTTAGTGAGGCCAAACACTGGATATCTGCTGCAATACCATTTTTTTCCAGGCTGTATCATCTTATAGGAGTTTATTTGGTTGTAGAAAGACATATAGTGTTAACATGTAGCTTAAACTTTTTAAGCATCAAGTTAGGAAGATGATTGCAGCAAGAATGTCTAGTACTCACCATCTTTCATGTTTACTAATTCTGATTGTGCTTGACATGATTAGCACATCCATGGGTGAGAGAAGGAGGAGATGCATCTGAGATCCCTGTCGATATATCTGTGTTGTACAACATGCGCCAATTTGTCAAGTACAGCCGTTTTAAGCAATTTGCGCTGCGGGTAAGCATCACGGTCTCAAAAATATTTTTATGGTATTCTCATTCTGTTCCTTACAAATATTGCTCCATTGCTTGTTCAGGCCTTAGCAAGTACAGTCAATGAGGAAGAGCTAGCGGATCTAAAGGACCAATTCGATGCTATTGATGTTGATAAAAGTGGATCAATTAGCATTGAAGAAATGCGGCATGTAAGATTTAGAGTCCTTTTCATATGAGAACGTTTTGCACTGGTACTGGATGGTGCTGACGATCTTTGTATGTTTCAATAGGCCCTTGCGAAGGATCTTCCTTGGAGATTGAAGGGCCCTCGTGTTCTCGAGATCATTCAAGCAGTAAGCTTTGAGAGACTTCTTTTCGGTCTCCCTTTTATTTCACAGCAAGCAGTTGACATAACCTCAACTCATCTTATTTTATATGGTAGATCGACAGCAACACGGATGGCCTTGTCGACTTCAAAGAGTTTGTTGCGGCAACTCTCCACATACATCAGATGGCTGAGCTGGACTCTGAAAGGTGGGGCCTCCGCTGCCAAGCTGCTTTCAGCAAATTTGATCTGGATGGGGATGGGTACATCACCCCCGATGAACTTAGAATGGTAAGTTCTGATTCCTGTTGCGTTCGTGTTTTTTTTTCAAGAAAACGCAAAAGGATCTTTGCGTTTCATTGCATTGAAAAGATGAGAGAGTACAAACCTCCTAGGAGGTGATAGTTACAAGGGCCCAACGCCCGATCAGTGGACATCCCAGGAGGCGGGCAACACAACCCTCAGCCTCTGTGCCCAAGCTTGTGCCCAACATTTAGCCTCGTCTTTAATCGTACCGACTAACGCATCTATCGAGGGCCTTGCATTGTCGAAGACGCATTCGTTCCTCTGTTTCCAGATCATTCAGGGGACGTGTGTTCGTGTTGGTTATTCGATTCGCGCATCATGTCACATGATCCATTTTGCACTTTTTTTCTCATGAATGGTGAGTTGGCTCGACTTAATCTGGATGAGACGCTCCGTATTGTGCTTTGCTTCCAACTATCTGGTTCTTCATATTCAGTGAATTTAGTAATTCCTCGAGTTTGCACATAGAAATTAATATTTTTCCACCATAAAAAGAAAGTATGCATCGGGTTGTAGTCCATTCAGGTACATCCCAAGATTTGAAGGCTGTTTGATTCTCCAAGTTGCATGCTTCGGCATTTATATTTGGACTACTATTTCAGAGCCTAAATATTTATTTACTGAGACAAACCTAACAATATCTTTCCTACTTATAAAGGTTGGAGTTGGTGGTGTGTTCACATGTGGGACCAACAACCTTCACCAATAAACGAATGCACCCCTACCCACATTAAGAATAGCAACCTTGAACATGTGGGACCAACAACCGTCACCAACCTTCACCAATAAGGCAATAAACGAATGCACCCCTACCCACATTGAGAATAGCAACCTTGAATGAACATAAATAAACAAATGTTTTTGTACTCACATGTGGGATCAAACACAGATAAACAATACACTACTATTCATGTGAGGCTAACACTTGGGCACAAATAACAAATGCAGAAATGCGACTCCAACTCAAtataatgctcttgtttttcttttttcttttctttctttccaaCCAAGTTATTTCAGTTTTATATCACAGAACAAGAGAGTGAACAAGTTGTAATTCCAAAACGACGATAGACCTTGTCCTCCTACCTGATCCACGACCTTGTGCAGTCAACTTACCAATGTCTATTCTCATATGTTTCAACATTCGAAATGTTGTGTCTGTAAAAAACCATGGTCACTTAAGATTCTCCAATGCCTGACGCGTGATCTTTTgttgtattttttttcttttcaatAGTGATCCGCGAGCAAAGGCCGCATGGCACCAACGTATTTTGACAATTTCCAAAGCCAGTGACCTAACTCCTTGTATTTTATAGTttcgtagcaacgcacgggcattatgctAGTAGTACCAACAACTGCAGCATAGAAACTAACTGTGACCGGTAGCATTCTCACTGGGGTTTTATTCCAATGTGCAGCACACGGGCTTAAAGGGATCCATCGAGCCATTGCTGGAGGAGGCCGACATAGACAAGGACGGGCGGATAAGCCTGTCCGAGTTCCGCAAGCTCCTACGAACCGCGAGCATGAGCAACCTGCCGAGCCCGTCCGGAGTTCCGAATCCCCAGGCTCTGTGACAATCGGCTAGGAGCATCTAGGGGGAAGGAGCACAGTAGTCTGTTTATTTCTTCTTCTTTCGTGCTGTTTTCCGCGTTCCGTGCGACGTGAGGGTTTGTGATTTGTTAGCATCCAGGTTCTGTGTGCAGTCATTGTATGGATAGATAAGTTTCAAGGTAAATATTTACGGAGTTGAGTGGAAGGCCCAGATTACAGCTTCTTTCTTGTACAGCTTTTTCCCCATTTTATGGAGTATTTTCTTGTTTCCGCCCTCCTATTGGAACCCTCACAAAGAAACCAAAGGTTGAAAGGTTAGGCCTGACTGGCTCTCCATTTCTCTAAAACTGAATTCAAGCATGTTTAGCTCAGGTGTGGCAAAAACTATGCCACAACACGGTCAGCTCTGCTGCACCTGCAGTCCTGCACTGACAAAAATGAAGCACCCCGATGAGCAAATCACCCAGAAATCCCATACATACACATCACCCAGAAATcccatacatacatacatacacttTGAACAGGGCGTAAAATACTCGCGAGTGGCACAGGGCACACATAtcacatagtactccctccgtatcaAAATATAAGATGCTTTTGCAGTTCAAATTGGactgcaaaaacgtcttatattttcgTATAGAGGTAGTACTAATTTGCTGGCATGAACGCTACTCTGTAAATAGCTTCAGAGTTCAGACAACAGAGCAGAATGTTCTTCCATGAACAGTGCCAAGCATAAGATGGCTGCGGAATAGCTCGTGTGGTTCGGCATTATTACTAAACAATAAGATGTAGCTAGCTAGGAGCCTCCACAGAGCTTTGAGACCCTCAGCCATCCGATCACTCCAACGTACGATCCATATCAGCTTTGGTCGTCCCAGGTCGTTTGCGCGCTTCACTCGCCGTTTAGCGGGCCGCTGCTCCGCAGAACGAGGTACGATTTTTGTCCATAGGCGGGCCGAGGCCCAGGTCCAGTCCAGTAGGCCACCTAAAATCCCCACATATTATTGCGTACTCCTTTTCCGGTTATTAATCTCCTTCGGCATCGATCTAACCTTAGGTGTCGCCGTCATCGTCGCCTCCACCATGACCTTCTGCTAGCCGCTCCTTCCCCATCACCACTGCCAGACCCATGCCTTCTCCGTAGCCCACCTTCGATGCTCTCTGCTCGTGGCTGCATCCTGTACGATGTGGCAGCAGCACGAATCACAAGAGGGGGGAAGGATGCGGTGGCGGCACAAGAACGCAAGAGGAGAAATGTCTGTCTCTCTAGATCCATGGAAGATGGCGCTGTGATCTGCATGCATCAACTGTCGTGGCCATCTTCTCCTACCATTTCGCCGACTGTGCAGCGGGATCGAGATTCGGAGGTGGCCTCCATTGAGGCGCATTCTCAACTTCTCAACTCCTTTCCCTCATGCCCGCACCAAACCTAGCATGTTTGATGAAGAAGCCCTCTCTTtctcccctccctccctccctctccctccctctccccctccctctccctccctctcccctctccctctctccctctctctctctctctctccctccctccctctctctctccctctctccctccccctctctccctcttcctctctccccctctccctctccctctctccctctccctctccctcactctcgctctccctctctctctcactctcgctctccctctctctctctccctctctctctctccctctccctctccctctccctctccctcgctctccctcttcctctccatCTTCTCCTACCATTTCGCCGACTGTGCAGCGGGATCGAGATTCGGAGGTGGCCTCCATTGAGGCGCATTCTCAACTTCTCAACTCCTTTCCCTCATGCCCGCACCAAACCTAGCACGTTTGATGAAgaagccctctctctctctctcccctccctccctctccccctccctctccctctccctctctctctctccctctccctctccctccctccctccctcccccctccctccctctctctctctctctctctctcccccctccctccctccctctctctcccccctccctccctccctctctctctccctccctccctctctctccctccctccctctctctctctctctctctctctctctctctctctctctcacccccTACTGCACTACCGCTTCGGCAGAACCTGTAAGTAGCCTGATCGACAATACCCATTGAACGTATTTATGTGATTATTATGCTCAATTCTCTCAAGAATTTTATTCACCTGCTAAGTGATGCATGATTAATTTTCTCATGTACCTAGCTTTCTAGAAATGTACAATATGTGCATATTCACCACGTGCAATCTTTTGGCACATAAGTATCTTTATATTTAAGAAACTCATAGCATCAAAACCATGGAATCTTTATATTATTGTTATTAGGAAAGAGAATATCAAAGCTAAGGGACAAAGAAGAATGGAAGAATGCAAGTATCGGTAAGTTGTGCCAGGATGAAGATGAATTATGCATGGAACAAATCTATTGCTTGCTTCTCTCTCTAGCCAATCTTTATGACAGTAGCAGTGTCTTACATTTGTTTATTTTTTAGTTTCGAATGGTTATATTTTTACAAGACTTTATTTGCCCATGTTTTATTAATATCTAGCAATATATATCCATATCCCTCCCTCTACTGCTGGCAAACATGCTGTCATGGAGAGACATAATATGCATCTTACAAGGAAAACATGAGTATAGTAATATGTTTGATTTCTCTCAACTCCTTTCTTATGTGTTGCTATTAATGTAATTGTGCGTCTTCCATCCAAGGTTTCAAACAACATAGTCTAGCTAAGAAGTATGTTCATATTTCACATACTATGATCAAGGCATGTAGCATCATGTGTGATAGATGTGAAGTATACAGATGGTTGTTTTTGGCCTTCTGGCTATTTAAAACCATGGTTTCGGACAAACCTTCCTAGAAGGATGTAGTTGTTTTTTGTATGAATAAGATTGAATTTCATCACCACACAAGTCATCAGTGTTAGTTTGTGCTTTGCACAAGATGCTTGACATGTAATTTGATCATTAATATTTGTGACTGTCCTCGAGAGTAAAAACAAAAATGTTACAATTGCTATTACTCTGTTTATTCAGCTCTTGACTTATTGCCCATTGAATTTCATGTGAAAGATATGGTTTAGCTTAACCATTCAGATAAGTTTTTACACTAAAAATGTTTAATTCAACCTTACTAATATGAAATGTTAAAATAGAATAATATGTTTTAACCATCTTGATTATATCTTTCTTTTCAAGATGGACGGGGCGCGGCAACGCGCGCCTTCATGTTctagttgttggggaacgtagcagaaattcaaaattttctacgcatcaccaagatcaatctatggagtaatctagcaacgaggggaaggggagtgaatctacatacccttgtagatcgcgatgcggaagcgttgcaagaacgcggatgagggagtcgtactcgtagcgattcagatcgcggttgattccgatctaagcaccgaaagaacggtgcctccgcgttcaacacacgtgcagcccggtgacgtctcccacgccttgatccagcaaggagagagggagaggttggggaagactccatccagcagcaacacgacggcatggtggtggtggaggagcgtggcaatcccgcagggcttcgccaagcaccgcgggagaggaggaggagggagaggggtagggctgcaccgaaagagagacgttctcgtgtctatggcagcccaaaacctcaatatatataggggagggggagggctgcgcccccatctagggtttcccccctcaaggggtgcggctagccctagatggggcttggggggcggccaaaggggggaggagtgcctcccaagtcaagtggaggccctcccccttagggtttcccctctcccatgcgcatgggccttgggggggctggtgcccctggcccattaaggctagggcgccccccttacagcccatgctgctgtattggacgtggtggaacattttccggacctccggacccctccggaatcctccggaaccttctggaagcttcccggtacaataccgaaaaaacccgaacttttcccggaacccgaacaacaactttccatatataaatctttacctccggaccattccggaactcctcgtgacgtccgggatctcatccgggactccgaacaacattcggtaaccacatatatactttccctataaccctagcgtcatcgaaccttaagcgtgtagaccctacgggttcgggaaccatgcagacatgaccgagacgttctccggtcaataaccaacagcgggatctggatacccatgttggctcccacatgtttcacgatgatctcatcggatgaaccacgatgtcggggattcaatcaatcccgtatgcaattccctttgtccatcggtatgttacttgcccgagattcgatcgtcggtatccctataccttgttcaatctcgttaccggcaagtctctttactcgttccgtaactcacatcatcccgtgatcaactccttggtcacactgtgcacattatgatgatgtcctaccgagtgggcccagagatacctctccgtttacacggagtgacaaatcccagtctcgattcgtgccaacccaacaaacactttcggtgatacccgtagtgcacctttatagccacccagttacgttgtgacgtttggcacacccaaagcattcctacggtatccgggagttgcacaatctcatggtctaaggaaatgatacttgacattagaaaagctctgagcaaacgaactacacgatcttgtgctaggcttaggattgggtcttgtccatcacatcattctcctaatgatgtgatcccgttatcaacgacatccaatgtccatggtcaggaaaccgtaaccatctattgatcaacgagctagtcaactagaggcttactagggacatggtgttgtctatgtatccacacatgtatctgagtttcctatcaatacaattctagcatggataataaacgattatcatgaacaaggaaatataataataacctatttattattgcctctagggcatatttccaacagtctcccacttgcactagagtcaataatctagttcacatcaccatgtgattaacactgacaggtcacatcaccatgtgaccaacacccaagagtttactagagtcaacaatctagttcacatctctatgtgattaacactcaatgagttctggtttgatcatgttatgcttgtgagagaggttattagtcaacgggtctgaacctttcagatccgtgtgtgctttacgaatatctatgtcttctttgtggatgctaccacgcgctacttggagccatttcaagtcattgctctactatacgaatccggtttactactcagagtcatccggattagtgtcaaagttcgcatcgacgtaaccctttacgacgaactccttttcacctccataatcaagaaaattccctagtccactaggtactaaggataagttcgaccgctgtcatgtgatccattcccggatcactattgtaccccttgaccaactcatggcaaggcacacttcatgtgcggtacacagcatagcatactgtagagcctacgtctaaagcataggggacgaccttcgtcctttctctctcttctgctgtggtcaggtcttgagtcttactcaatactcacaccttgtaacacagccaagaactccttctttgttgatctattttgaattctttcaaaaacatgtcaaggtgtgcgttcttttgaaagtatcatcaggcgtcttgatctatctctatagatcttgatgcccaatatgtaagcagctttatccaggtcttcctttgaaaaactcctttcaaacaaccctttatgctttccagaaattttacattatttcggatcaacaatatgtcattcacatatacttatcagaaatgttgtagcgctcccactcactttattgtaaatacaagtttctaacaaactttgtataaacccaaaaactttgatcaccccatcaaagcgtatattctgactccgagatgcttgctctaatccatggaaggatcgctggagctagcataccttttagcatccttaggatcgacaaaacctttctgattgtatcacatacaacctttccttacgaaaactggtaaggaaacttgttttgacatccatctgccagatttcataaatgtagctaatgctaacatgattccgacggacctaagcatcgctacggatgagaaaaactcatcgtagtcaactccttgaacttgtgaaaatactctttgccacaagtcgagcttcatagacggtaacattaccgtccacgtccgtcttcttctcaaagatccatttatct
The sequence above is a segment of the Aegilops tauschii subsp. strangulata cultivar AL8/78 chromosome 6, Aet v6.0, whole genome shotgun sequence genome. Coding sequences within it:
- the LOC109739643 gene encoding calcium-dependent protein kinase 4 — encoded protein: MGACLSSSKQEADAERRRRQRPRGGKAEEKGAAAEAPAVEFGYERDFEGRYEVGRLLGHGQFGYTFAAVDRLSGDRVAVKRIDKAKMTRPVAVEDVKREVKILKALKGHENIVHFDNAFEDDSYVYIVMELCEGGELLDRILAKKNSRYSEKDAAVVVRQMLKVAAECHLRGLVHRDMKPENFLFKSTKEDSPLKATDFGLSDFIKPGKKFRDIVGSAYYVAPEVLKRRSGPESDVWSIGVITYILLCGRRPFWDKTEDGIFKEVLRNKPDFRKRPWPSISSSAKDFVKKLLVKNPRARLTAAQALSHPWVREGGDASEIPVDISVLYNMRQFVKYSRFKQFALRALASTVNEEELADLKDQFDAIDVDKSGSISIEEMRHALAKDLPWRLKGPRVLEIIQAIDSNTDGLVDFKEFVAATLHIHQMAELDSERWGLRCQAAFSKFDLDGDGYITPDELRMHTGLKGSIEPLLEEADIDKDGRISLSEFRKLLRTASMSNLPSPSGVPNPQAL